In Pseudomonadota bacterium, a single window of DNA contains:
- a CDS encoding 2-hydroxychromene-2-carboxylate isomerase, producing MARHADWYFDFISPYAYLQFKHFYRLPADVEVTLKPVLFAGLLGHWEHKGPAEIPAKRVQTYRYSHWLAKKLGVPFKAPPAHPFNPLRVLRLACALDGDHAVVEALFNFVWGTGGDVNDDAALARLAARFGVNDLAATLADDKVKHSLRSNTEAAIARGVYGVPTFAVDDQLFWGFDTTDMLLDYLADPSMMQSAEMQRLAHMPMAASRKV from the coding sequence ATGGCCCGTCACGCCGATTGGTATTTCGATTTCATCTCGCCCTACGCTTACCTGCAGTTCAAACATTTCTACAGGCTGCCGGCCGATGTCGAAGTGACGCTGAAACCGGTGCTGTTCGCCGGCCTGCTCGGCCATTGGGAACACAAGGGGCCGGCCGAGATCCCGGCCAAGCGCGTGCAGACCTATCGCTACAGTCATTGGCTGGCGAAGAAGCTCGGCGTGCCGTTCAAGGCGCCGCCGGCGCATCCTTTCAATCCGCTGCGCGTGCTGCGCCTGGCCTGCGCGCTGGACGGCGATCACGCCGTGGTCGAGGCCTTGTTCAATTTCGTATGGGGCACGGGCGGTGACGTGAACGATGACGCGGCGCTCGCCAGGCTGGCGGCGCGTTTCGGAGTGAACGACCTGGCGGCGACACTGGCCGATGACAAGGTCAAGCACAGCCTGCGCAGCAACACCGAAGCGGCCATCGCGCGCGGCGTGTACGGCGTGCCGACCTTCGCCGTCGACGACCAGTTGTTCTGGGGTTTCGATACCACCGACATGCTGCTCGACTACCTGGCCGATCCGTCGATGATGCAGAGCGCGGAGATGCAGCGCCTGGCGCACATGCCGATGGCGGCGAGCCGCAAGGTGTAA
- a CDS encoding HD-GYP domain-containing protein, which translates to MDIMIEVDKVKLGMFVAKLDRPWLGTPFRFQGFWVNDLEAIDNLRRTCRTVWVRTDKRGRPTDVEDNNAVDWKERTVKSDRETQIFDYMPSRPVNHIDSVSVEAEMAAARAARAKVCEALDEVVDDIQRGRKIAVVGLKDAVSGITESVVRNPDACMWLRLVKDRDTYTYYHLLDTSALAIAFGRHLGFSKVELADIGLGAMLIDIGKLKLPQELMRKSTPLSEVEQQVVKKHVDYSVDLLHEVPDISKRVFEIVHAHHECFNGKGYPRAIAGRDIPPFARMVSITDFFDAVTSDRPYASGISPHDAMRRLYDECGKSFQRELVEQFIQCLGIYPTGTLVELHSGEVGIVVGQNRVRRLLPRLMLILGADKKPLAQFVDIDLASQATKMGDDYSAVTIKRSVEPEAYGIDPRQFYLAQGRMTPELLENITRLL; encoded by the coding sequence ATGGACATCATGATTGAAGTGGACAAGGTCAAGCTTGGCATGTTCGTGGCCAAGCTGGACCGGCCCTGGCTTGGCACGCCTTTTCGTTTCCAGGGTTTTTGGGTCAATGACTTGGAAGCAATCGACAACCTGCGGCGCACGTGCCGCACGGTGTGGGTACGCACCGACAAGCGCGGCCGCCCGACCGACGTCGAGGACAACAACGCGGTCGACTGGAAGGAACGCACCGTCAAGTCGGATCGCGAGACGCAGATCTTCGACTACATGCCGTCACGTCCGGTCAATCACATCGACAGCGTGTCGGTGGAAGCCGAGATGGCAGCCGCGCGCGCCGCGCGCGCCAAGGTCTGCGAAGCGCTGGACGAAGTGGTGGACGACATCCAGCGCGGGCGCAAGATTGCAGTGGTCGGTCTCAAGGATGCCGTCAGTGGCATCACCGAATCGGTGGTGCGCAATCCCGACGCCTGCATGTGGTTGCGACTGGTCAAGGACCGCGACACCTACACCTACTACCACCTGCTCGACACCAGCGCGTTGGCGATCGCCTTCGGCCGCCACCTGGGATTTTCCAAGGTCGAGCTGGCCGACATCGGACTCGGCGCGATGCTCATCGATATCGGCAAGCTCAAGTTGCCGCAGGAACTCATGCGCAAGTCCACGCCGCTCTCCGAGGTCGAACAGCAGGTGGTGAAGAAGCACGTCGATTACAGCGTCGACCTGCTGCACGAAGTGCCGGACATCAGCAAGCGCGTGTTCGAAATCGTGCATGCCCATCACGAGTGCTTCAACGGCAAGGGCTATCCGCGCGCCATCGCCGGTCGCGACATCCCGCCGTTCGCGCGCATGGTGTCGATCACCGACTTCTTCGACGCCGTCACCAGCGACCGTCCCTATGCGTCCGGCATTTCACCGCACGATGCCATGCGCCGCCTGTATGACGAGTGCGGTAAATCGTTTCAGCGCGAGCTGGTCGAGCAGTTCATCCAGTGTCTCGGCATCTATCCGACCGGCACCCTGGTCGAGCTCCATTCCGGCGAAGTGGGTATCGTGGTGGGTCAGAACCGTGTGCGGCGGCTGCTGCCGCGGCTGATGCTGATCCTCGGCGCGGACAAGAAGCCGCTGGCCCAATTCGTGGATATCGACCTGGCCAGCCAGGCCACCAAGATGGGCGACGATTACAGCGCCGTCACCATCAAGCGCAGTGTCGAACCGGAAGCCTATGGCATCGATCCGCGACAGTTCTACCTGGCGCAGGGCCGCATGACGCCCGAGCTGCTCGAGAACATCACCCGGCTGCTGTGA
- a CDS encoding MaoC family dehydratase: MRVIEYPKDMKDLVGQEIGASDWVLVDQGMIDKFAEATGDHQWIHVDVERARKEMPGGKTIAHGFLTLSLVPRLGATIWSITHRSRGLNYGLNKLRFTAPVPVDSRVRLRQKLLAADDVKDNGIRLTFENTIDIEGKDQPALVAEGLSIVFP; encoded by the coding sequence ATGCGCGTAATTGAATATCCGAAAGACATGAAAGACCTGGTGGGCCAGGAGATCGGCGCGTCCGATTGGGTGCTGGTCGATCAAGGCATGATCGACAAGTTCGCCGAGGCGACGGGCGATCATCAGTGGATACACGTGGACGTCGAACGCGCCAGGAAAGAGATGCCGGGCGGCAAGACCATCGCCCATGGCTTTCTGACCTTGTCGCTGGTGCCGCGTCTCGGCGCCACCATCTGGTCGATCACGCACCGCAGCCGCGGCCTGAATTACGGTTTGAACAAGCTGCGCTTCACCGCGCCGGTGCCGGTCGATTCGCGCGTGCGCCTGCGTCAGAAGCTGCTGGCCGCCGATGACGTCAAGGACAACGGCATCCGCCTGACCTTCGAGAACACCATCGACATCGAGGGCAAGGACCAGCCGGCGCTGGTCGCCGAAGGCCTGAGCATCGTCTTTCCCTGA
- a CDS encoding LLM class flavin-dependent oxidoreductase, which yields MKFHWFNLMPWPYLPDDFAEKHRSVWVDVDSRLFDARKANRVYNDYLDLLEYAGDLGFDGLGINEHHQNAYGLMPSPQLMAATLARRTRDPSILLLGQSIALYDPPTRVAEEMAMIDCISGGRLICGFPVGTSMDDNYACGANPATLREKYYEAHDLIRRAWSDPDVFTWSGRHYQMRYVNLWPRPIQDPPPIWIPGGGSLETWDFCAQHNYNYSYLSFTGYIRGAQLMEGFWKRMAELGREFNPYQAAFAQQIVVADTDAEAQRLYEKHVRYFFSRCLHVHPGFADAPGYRTEATLRAGLGTQMSGQGSALNQAASLSWREMIDQGYIVAGSPDSVCEQMEKVATTLKLGHIVCLMHIGDMPTDLCKYSTDLFASKVMPRIRPLWSEYEDHWSPKPMPRDDRAIPRDVDFSVAPATRHASAQA from the coding sequence ATGAAGTTTCACTGGTTCAATCTCATGCCCTGGCCCTACCTGCCCGACGACTTTGCCGAAAAGCATCGCAGCGTGTGGGTCGACGTCGATTCGCGCCTGTTCGACGCGCGCAAGGCCAACCGGGTCTATAACGACTACCTGGATCTCCTCGAATACGCCGGCGACCTCGGCTTCGACGGCCTCGGCATCAACGAGCATCACCAGAACGCCTACGGCCTGATGCCGTCGCCGCAGCTGATGGCGGCGACCCTCGCGCGCCGCACACGCGACCCGTCCATCCTGCTGCTCGGCCAGTCCATCGCCCTCTACGACCCGCCGACCCGCGTGGCGGAGGAAATGGCAATGATCGACTGCATATCCGGCGGACGCCTGATCTGCGGCTTCCCGGTCGGCACTTCGATGGACGACAACTACGCCTGCGGCGCCAATCCCGCCACGCTGCGCGAGAAGTACTACGAGGCCCATGACCTCATCCGTCGCGCGTGGTCCGATCCCGACGTCTTCACCTGGAGTGGCCGCCATTACCAGATGCGTTACGTGAACCTGTGGCCGCGCCCGATCCAGGATCCACCGCCGATCTGGATCCCGGGCGGTGGCTCGCTGGAAACCTGGGACTTCTGCGCCCAGCACAATTACAACTACAGCTACCTGTCCTTCACCGGCTACATCCGCGGCGCGCAGCTGATGGAAGGCTTCTGGAAGCGCATGGCCGAGCTCGGCCGCGAGTTCAATCCCTACCAGGCGGCTTTCGCCCAGCAGATCGTGGTGGCCGACACCGATGCCGAGGCGCAGCGCCTGTACGAGAAACACGTGCGCTATTTCTTCTCGCGCTGCCTGCACGTGCATCCCGGCTTTGCCGACGCACCCGGCTACCGCACCGAGGCAACCCTGCGCGCCGGCCTCGGCACGCAGATGTCGGGCCAGGGCTCGGCCTTGAACCAGGCCGCCTCGCTGTCGTGGCGCGAGATGATCGACCAGGGCTACATCGTCGCCGGCAGCCCCGATTCGGTGTGCGAGCAGATGGAGAAGGTCGCCACCACGCTCAAGCTCGGCCATATCGTGTGCCTCATGCACATCGGCGACATGCCGACCGATCTTTGCAAGTACTCGACCGATCTGTTCGCCAGCAAGGTCATGCCGCGCATCCGTCCGCTGTGGAGCGAATACGAGGATCACTGGTCGCCGAAGCCGATGCCGCGCGACGACCGCGCCATACCGCGCGATGTCGATTTCAGCGTCGCCCCCGCCACTCGCCACGCATCGGCGCAAGCCTAG
- a CDS encoding neutral zinc metallopeptidase, which produces MRLGDEDESSNVEDRRGRGGRRVGGVGLGTIAIALVVSYFTGIDPRTLLGVAENFQNNPGVEQSRPIDPGNDAEAAMKSEVARVLHKTETSWNEMFGAMGGSYVEPRLVLFRGQTSTACGTGQAAMGPFYCPGDSKVYLDMGFFDEMAGRFRAGGDFARAYVIAHEIGHHVQNLLGVSDQVQGLRQRLSREEYNQVSVRVELQADCFAGLWAQHANRVKPFLDPDDIDEALRAANAIGDDMLQKQARGVVIPDSFTHGTSAQRVRWFKTGYAGDSIKACDTFKARDL; this is translated from the coding sequence ATGCGCCTGGGAGACGAGGACGAAAGCAGCAATGTCGAAGACCGGCGCGGCCGCGGCGGTCGTCGCGTGGGCGGTGTCGGCCTGGGTACCATCGCCATCGCGCTGGTGGTGAGTTATTTCACCGGTATCGATCCGCGCACCTTGCTCGGCGTGGCGGAGAACTTCCAGAACAATCCCGGCGTCGAGCAGTCACGACCCATCGATCCCGGCAACGATGCCGAAGCGGCCATGAAGTCGGAAGTGGCGCGCGTGCTGCACAAGACCGAGACCAGCTGGAACGAGATGTTCGGCGCCATGGGCGGCAGCTACGTCGAACCGCGGCTGGTGCTGTTCCGCGGTCAGACATCCACCGCCTGCGGCACCGGGCAGGCGGCGATGGGGCCGTTTTACTGCCCGGGAGACAGCAAGGTCTATCTCGACATGGGCTTCTTCGACGAGATGGCCGGGCGCTTTCGCGCCGGCGGTGATTTCGCGCGCGCCTATGTCATCGCCCACGAGATCGGACATCACGTGCAGAACCTGCTCGGCGTCAGCGACCAGGTGCAGGGCCTGCGGCAGCGCCTCAGCCGCGAGGAATACAACCAGGTGTCGGTGCGCGTCGAACTGCAGGCCGACTGCTTCGCCGGCCTGTGGGCTCAGCACGCCAACCGCGTCAAACCGTTTCTCGATCCGGACGACATCGACGAAGCGCTGCGCGCCGCCAATGCCATCGGCGACGACATGCTGCAGAAGCAGGCGCGCGGCGTGGTGATCCCCGATTCCTTCACCCACGGCACCTCGGCGCAGCGCGTGCGCTGGTTCAAGACCGGTTACGCGGGCGACAGCATCAAGGCCTGCGATACCTTCAAGGCGCGCGACCTGTAG
- a CDS encoding choice-of-anchor D domain-containing protein, which yields MQQNGNTLSGGTWRVSGNGVLNLDEAGAVNFTTNQGDVTLDGALASFARINTLTNNQGAFRLLGARNFSAVGAFSNSGILQLGGGTFDAPSLANAASGEIFGFGTVTPRVVNSGMVRASGGTLTASNGIDGQSGTLQSDAGATLALGADSDGDFLVNNGSLSLGTSNVTVAEDYTNANFGEGNAFDARANVSGSGQILASGDVAQALSGQLVDGGTANPGMNFGNIHVGDSVTRQYSIANTGASGPALRGAIQTSVNGGNLDDARLSGSGVTASNFGPVAAGASSAALDVTLTGSSAGALSGQSVAVVNNFDNVAEQVLSISGAVFRYANPTAHTPEPINFGNRRVGDVTNQALTISNDVANDGFSERLDASIGGVTGQATSNDGSFALLAAGASDNASLAVGIDTATAGHKAGTATITLTSNGAGTSGLGTTALGTQTVNVSGDVFRLASASAHTPEPVVFANRHVGDGASQALSLTNTAANDGFSERLNASIGGATGNATSNNGSFALLSAGATDSSALTVGIDTSSAGHKSGTATISLASDGAGTSGFAALALGTQTVNVSGDVYRLASASAHTPEPINFGNRRVGDVTNQALTISNDVANDGFSERLDASIGGVTGQATSNDGSFTLLAAGASDNASLAVGIDTATAGHKAGTATITLTSNGAGTSDLGTTALGTQTVNVSGDVFRLASASAHTPEPVVFANRHVGDDASQALSLTNTAANDGFSERLNASIGGATGNATSNNGSFALLSAGATDSSALTVGIDTSSAGHKSGTATISLASDGAGTSGFAALALGTQTVNVSGDVYRLASASAHTPEPINFGNRRVGDVTNQALTLSNDVANDGFSERLDASIGGVTGQATSNDGSFALLAAGASDNASLAVGIDTATAGHKAGTATITLTSNGAGTSDLGTTALGTQTVNVSGDVFRLASASAHRQSRWYSRTVMSAMTPARRRASPTPPPTTASPNA from the coding sequence GTGCAACAGAACGGCAACACCCTGAGTGGCGGCACTTGGCGGGTCAGTGGCAACGGCGTCTTGAATCTCGACGAAGCCGGTGCGGTCAACTTCACCACCAACCAGGGCGACGTGACGCTGGACGGCGCGCTCGCGAGTTTCGCGCGCATCAATACCCTGACCAACAACCAGGGCGCATTCCGTCTGCTCGGCGCGCGCAATTTCTCCGCCGTCGGCGCCTTCTCCAACAGCGGGATCCTGCAATTGGGCGGCGGCACCTTCGACGCGCCCAGCCTCGCCAACGCCGCGAGTGGCGAGATTTTCGGTTTCGGCACGGTGACGCCACGGGTAGTCAACTCCGGCATGGTACGCGCCAGCGGTGGCACGCTGACTGCGAGCAACGGCATCGATGGCCAGAGCGGCACGCTGCAGTCCGATGCCGGCGCGACGCTCGCGCTCGGCGCCGACAGCGATGGTGACTTCCTCGTCAACAACGGCAGCTTGTCGCTCGGTACGTCCAACGTGACCGTCGCCGAGGACTATACCAACGCCAACTTCGGCGAGGGCAATGCGTTCGACGCGCGCGCCAATGTCAGCGGCAGTGGCCAGATCCTGGCGAGCGGCGACGTCGCCCAAGCCTTGAGCGGCCAGCTCGTCGACGGCGGCACCGCCAATCCCGGAATGAACTTCGGCAACATCCACGTCGGCGACAGCGTCACGCGCCAGTATTCGATTGCCAACACCGGCGCGAGCGGTCCGGCCTTGCGCGGCGCCATCCAGACCAGCGTCAATGGCGGCAATCTCGATGACGCGCGCCTGTCGGGCAGCGGCGTGACGGCGTCCAATTTCGGGCCGGTGGCGGCCGGCGCCAGCAGCGCCGCGCTGGACGTGACCCTGACCGGCAGCAGTGCCGGTGCGTTGAGCGGGCAGTCGGTGGCGGTCGTCAACAATTTCGACAACGTCGCCGAGCAGGTGCTTTCGATCAGCGGTGCGGTATTCCGCTACGCGAATCCGACCGCGCATACGCCGGAGCCGATCAACTTCGGCAACCGTCGTGTCGGTGACGTGACGAACCAGGCGCTCACCATCAGCAACGACGTTGCCAACGATGGCTTTTCGGAACGCCTGGATGCCAGCATCGGCGGCGTGACCGGCCAAGCCACCAGCAACGACGGCAGCTTCGCGCTGCTCGCCGCGGGCGCGAGCGACAACGCGAGCCTCGCGGTCGGCATCGATACCGCGACGGCCGGTCACAAGGCCGGCACGGCGACGATTACGCTGACCTCCAATGGCGCCGGCACCAGCGGCCTTGGCACGACGGCGCTCGGCACCCAGACCGTCAACGTGAGTGGTGACGTGTTCCGCCTCGCCAGCGCCAGCGCGCATACGCCTGAACCCGTGGTGTTTGCCAATCGGCACGTGGGCGATGGCGCCAGCCAGGCGCTGAGCCTCACCAACACCGCCGCCAACGACGGCTTCTCCGAGCGCTTGAACGCGAGCATCGGCGGTGCGACCGGCAACGCGACCAGCAATAACGGCAGCTTCGCGCTGTTGAGCGCCGGCGCCACCGACAGCAGTGCGCTGACGGTCGGCATCGACACTTCGAGCGCCGGTCACAAGAGCGGCACGGCGACCATCAGCCTCGCTTCCGACGGCGCCGGCACCAGTGGCTTCGCGGCACTCGCGCTTGGCACGCAGACCGTCAACGTCAGCGGCGATGTCTATCGCCTGGCCAGCGCCAGCGCGCATACACCGGAGCCGATCAACTTCGGCAACCGTCGTGTCGGTGACGTGACGAACCAGGCGCTCACGATAAGCAACGACGTCGCCAACGACGGCTTTTCGGAACGCCTGGATGCCAGCATCGGCGGCGTGACCGGCCAAGCCACCAGCAACGACGGCAGCTTCACGCTGCTCGCCGCGGGCGCGAGCGACAACGCGAGCCTCGCGGTCGGTATCGATACCGCGACGGCCGGTCACAAGGCCGGCACGGCGACCATCACGCTGACCTCCAACGGCGCCGGTACCAGCGATCTCGGCACGACGGCGCTCGGCACCCAGACGGTCAACGTCAGTGGTGACGTGTTCCGCCTCGCCAGCGCCAGCGCGCATACGCCAGAGCCGGTGGTATTCGCGAACCGTCATGTCGGCGATGACGCCAGCCAGGCGCTGAGCCTCACCAACACCGCCGCCAACGACGGCTTCTCCGAACGCTTGAACGCGAGCATCGGCGGTGCGACCGGCAATGCGACCAGCAACAATGGCAGCTTCGCGCTGTTGAGCGCCGGCGCCACCGACAGCAGTGCGCTGACGGTCGGCATCGACACCTCGAGCGCCGGTCACAAGAGCGGCACGGCGACCATCAGCCTCGCTTCCGACGGCGCCGGCACCAGTGGCTTCGCGGCACTCGCGCTTGGCACGCAGACCGTCAACGTCAGCGGCGATGTCTATCGCCTGGCGAGCGCCAGCGCGCATACACCGGAGCCGATCAACTTCGGCAACCGTCGTGTCGGTGACGTGACGAACCAGGCGCTCACCCTTAGCAACGATGTCGCCAACGACGGTTTCTCGGAACGCCTGGATGCCAGCATTGGTGGCGTGACCGGCCAAGCCACCAGCAACGATGGCAGCTTCGCGCTGCTCGCCGCGGGCGCGAGCGACAACGCGAGCCTCGCGGTCGGTATCGATACCGCGACAGCCGGTCACAAGGCCGGCACGGCGACCATCACGCTGACCTCCAACGGCGCCGGTACCAGTGATCTCGGCACGACGGCGCTCGGCACCCAGACGGTCAACGTCAGTGGTGACGTGTTCCGCCTCGCCAGCGCCAGCGCGCACCGCCAGAGCCGGTGGTATTCGCGAACCGTCATGTCGGCGATGACGCCAGCCAGGCGCCGAGCCTCACCAACACCGCCGCCAACGACGGCTTCTCCGAACGCTTGA
- a CDS encoding class I SAM-dependent methyltransferase: MRVSLKGFARLALCCGLLATSLSAAADAALDAALAGPQRSDANRARDAYRHPAQTLAFFGIKPDMTVVELSPGGGWYTEILAPYLRDKGRLYAAHFPLDTSSEYGKKSVGAFTQKLAAEPAVYDRVSLTPFQPPSQVAIAPPASADAVLTFRNVHNWLKDEGEVAVFKAAFAALKPGGVFGVVEHRAKPGTPREQSLDSGYTDEQLVIDSATKAGFVLEEKSDINANPKDTKDHAKGVWALPPSYADGDKDKAKYQAIGESDRMTLRFRKPAK; encoded by the coding sequence ATGAGAGTGTCATTGAAAGGATTTGCGCGACTCGCCCTGTGCTGTGGCCTGCTGGCCACCAGCTTGAGCGCCGCGGCCGACGCCGCGCTCGACGCGGCGCTGGCGGGACCGCAGCGCAGCGATGCCAACCGCGCGCGCGATGCCTATCGCCATCCCGCCCAGACCCTGGCATTTTTCGGCATCAAGCCGGACATGACGGTGGTGGAACTGAGCCCCGGCGGTGGTTGGTACACCGAGATCCTGGCTCCTTACCTGCGCGACAAGGGCCGACTCTACGCCGCGCATTTCCCGCTCGACACCAGCAGCGAGTACGGCAAGAAATCCGTCGGTGCCTTCACCCAGAAGCTGGCCGCCGAGCCGGCCGTCTACGACCGCGTGTCCCTGACCCCTTTCCAACCGCCATCCCAGGTCGCCATCGCGCCGCCCGCCAGCGCCGATGCCGTGCTGACCTTCCGCAATGTGCACAACTGGCTGAAGGACGAAGGTGAAGTGGCGGTGTTCAAGGCCGCGTTCGCGGCGCTCAAGCCCGGCGGCGTGTTCGGCGTGGTCGAGCATCGCGCCAAGCCCGGCACCCCACGCGAGCAGTCACTCGATTCCGGCTACACGGATGAGCAGCTGGTGATCGATAGCGCCACCAAGGCCGGCTTCGTGCTGGAAGAAAAGAGCGACATCAACGCCAATCCCAAGGACACCAAGGATCACGCCAAGGGAGTGTGGGCGCTGCCGCCGAGCTACGCCGACGGCGACAAGGACAAGGCGAAATACCAGGCCATCGGCGAAAGCGATCGCATGACGCTACGCTTTCGCAAACCGGCCAAGTAA
- a CDS encoding SDR family oxidoreductase: protein MASTLFDLTGKVALVTGSTKGIGRAIATELARHGARVVISSRKADACQEVADAINTETAGQAGSAVAIAANISHKAELERLVGETRAQLGAIDVLVCNAAVNPHYGPMSGLPDSAFEKILGVNILSNHWLAQLVLPEMIARRDGSIIIVSSIGGLKGSPVLGAYCISKAADLQLVRNLAVENGPHNIRVNAISPGLIKTDFARALWENPDTLARRVQFDPLRRIGEPEEVAGIAVYLASRAGAFTTGQNFVIDGGATIGS from the coding sequence ATGGCCAGCACGCTATTCGATTTGACCGGCAAGGTGGCGCTGGTGACCGGTTCGACCAAGGGCATCGGCCGCGCCATCGCCACCGAGCTCGCACGCCATGGCGCGCGGGTGGTGATCTCGAGCCGCAAGGCCGACGCCTGCCAGGAGGTCGCGGACGCCATCAACACCGAGACCGCGGGCCAGGCGGGAAGTGCCGTGGCGATTGCCGCCAATATCAGTCACAAGGCCGAGCTCGAACGGCTGGTCGGCGAGACCCGCGCCCAGCTCGGCGCCATCGACGTGCTGGTGTGCAATGCCGCCGTCAATCCGCATTACGGTCCGATGAGCGGCCTGCCGGATTCGGCGTTCGAGAAGATCCTCGGCGTCAACATCCTGTCCAATCACTGGCTGGCACAGCTGGTGCTGCCGGAAATGATCGCGCGGCGCGACGGCTCGATCATCATCGTGTCGTCCATCGGTGGCCTCAAGGGCTCGCCGGTGCTGGGCGCCTACTGCATTTCCAAGGCCGCCGATCTGCAGCTGGTGCGCAACCTCGCGGTCGAGAACGGCCCGCACAATATCCGCGTCAATGCCATTTCGCCCGGCCTCATCAAGACCGACTTCGCGCGCGCGCTGTGGGAGAACCCGGACACGCTCGCGCGTCGCGTGCAGTTCGATCCGCTGCGGCGCATCGGCGAACCCGAGGAGGTGGCCGGCATCGCGGTCTACCTCGCCTCGCGCGCCGGCGCCTTCACCACCGGCCAGAATTTCGTCATCGACGGTGGCGCCACCATCGGCTCCTGA
- a CDS encoding GGDEF domain-containing protein, with product MNAAAKEISSRRRFLGMLADALAGNQAGELVAVLVLRVPHMHEININYGYDVSEQVVGEVQMRMATALRECDSVVHLEEGRFALILPRLHGGAQAELAASKIIHACRPRFVCGEHELSAQVAIGVALYPGDAPDAAALLRCAELAAAQADDNPTDYGVYTPALEKRARSIHSYVLERALREAIAGDEIYLCLQPKIDLKSGALVGAEALARWTRHNGEVVSPDIFIPLAERSSLIVEITLWTLNAALRSCGDYFDRFPGFSVAVNLSPIALGDPDIFDFVSQAASIWCTDKCQLTLEITEGALIEDPEAAIAILDRFHGESIRLSIDDFGTGYSSLSQLGRLSVGELKIDKSFVMGVIHSERNAKIVRSVIDLAHNFGMTVVAEGIEDIETLNFLAELGCDYGQGFFIGRPMTLDAFEAWAAQRADAPR from the coding sequence GTGAACGCCGCCGCGAAAGAGATCTCCAGCCGCCGCCGCTTTCTCGGCATGCTGGCCGATGCCCTGGCCGGCAACCAGGCGGGCGAGCTGGTGGCGGTGCTGGTACTGCGCGTGCCGCACATGCACGAGATCAACATCAATTACGGCTACGACGTCTCCGAGCAGGTGGTGGGCGAGGTGCAGATGCGCATGGCCACCGCGCTGCGCGAGTGCGACTCCGTCGTGCATCTCGAAGAGGGGCGTTTCGCGCTGATCCTGCCGCGCCTGCACGGCGGCGCCCAGGCGGAACTGGCGGCGTCCAAGATCATTCACGCCTGCCGGCCGCGGTTCGTGTGCGGCGAGCATGAACTGTCGGCGCAGGTGGCGATCGGCGTTGCCCTGTATCCCGGCGACGCGCCCGACGCCGCCGCGCTGCTGCGCTGCGCGGAACTGGCGGCGGCGCAGGCCGACGACAATCCCACCGACTACGGCGTCTACACGCCGGCGCTGGAGAAACGCGCGCGCAGCATCCACAGCTACGTGCTGGAACGCGCACTGCGCGAAGCCATCGCCGGCGATGAGATCTACCTGTGCCTGCAGCCCAAGATCGACCTCAAGAGCGGCGCCCTGGTGGGGGCAGAGGCCTTGGCGCGCTGGACGCGCCATAACGGCGAGGTGGTGTCGCCGGACATTTTCATTCCGCTCGCCGAGCGTTCCAGCCTCATCGTCGAGATCACGCTGTGGACCTTGAACGCCGCGCTGCGCTCCTGCGGCGATTACTTCGATCGCTTTCCCGGCTTCTCGGTGGCGGTGAACCTGTCACCGATAGCGCTGGGCGACCCGGACATCTTCGATTTCGTCAGCCAGGCCGCCAGCATCTGGTGCACCGACAAATGCCAGCTCACGCTCGAGATCACCGAAGGCGCGCTGATTGAAGATCCCGAGGCGGCGATAGCCATCCTCGACCGCTTCCACGGCGAGAGCATCCGCCTGTCCATCGATGATTTCGGTACCGGCTATTCGTCGCTCTCGCAGCTCGGACGGCTGTCGGTGGGCGAGCTCAAGATCGACAAGTCCTTCGTGATGGGCGTCATCCACAGCGAGCGCAACGCCAAGATCGTGCGCTCCGTAATCGATCTCGCGCACAACTTCGGCATGACCGTGGTGGCGGAAGGCATCGAGGACATCGAGACCCTGAACTTCCTCGCCGAACTCGGCTGTGATTACGGCCAGGGGTTCTTCATCGGCCGGCCCATGACGCTGGACGCGTTCGAGGCCTGGGCGGCGCAGCGCGCCGACGCGCCGCGCTGA